TTTCTGAAACTGCGATGCCATTTGAGATCTGGTTCTCTGTGGCAATCATTTATCTTGCACTTACACTTTCACTTTCTGCCGTTGCAGCTTGGCTTGAGCATAAGCTCGGAGCTAACTGGCGAACACAATAAGGATTTATCAGCATGAAGCTATTTAAAACCGCTATCACTGCTTTACTTGCGCTTGCCGTAAGTTTGCCTGCACTTGCGTCTGAAACGCCTAACCTAGACAAAATCAACGAGCGTGGCTCTCTACGTGTTGGCATGTCGACTTTTGTTCCTTGGGCAATGCGTAACAAACAAGGCGATCTTGTCGGCTTTGAAATCGATGTTGCAAAACGCCTTGCTGAGGATTCAGGCTGGAAAGTTGAATTTGTACCGACAGCATGGGATGGCATTATCCCTTCACTGTTATCGAATAAGTTTGACGTAATCATTGGCGGTATGTCGATTACTGAAGCGCGCGCTAAGAGTGTTCTTTTTACTGAACCATATTCTCACTCTGGTGTTCAACTGGCGGCTAACAAAGAGCTAGCAGAAGGCTTCAACAAGATTTCGGATTTCGACTCTCGTCGAGTGAAAATTGCAGCTCGTCGTGGCGCCTTCACAGTTCAAGTTGCTCGTGAAACCTTCCCGAAAGCGAAAGTACTTCAGTTCGATGACGACGCTCAAGCGTTCCAAGAAGTACTAAACGGCAATGCACACGCGGTTATCGCTTCTAGCCCTAAGCCAGAACACGAAGCAATCAAGAACGCTGACACGCTATTCATTCCATTTGATGAACGTCTATCAAAAGGTAACGAAGCATTTGCTGTTCGCCTGGGTGAAACGGACAAAGCGGAGTTCTTCAACGAGTGGATCAAAGCTCGTACTGAAGACGGTTGGTTGAAAGAACGTTACGAGTACTGGTTCTCTACTCTAGATTGGCAAGATCAGATTGCTCAAGGTCAGTAATCGACGGTTAATTAGAAGCTAAAGAACTAATCAAGGCAGCACCTTGCTGGTACTGCCTTTTAAGATACACCCGAGATAGCAATGAATTCATAGCCCATTCTCACAACACATTAATAATCATTGTTTAAACAGGAATGACGTGAGTAGTACTAGCGCATTATCAACGCCCAAGCCCAACCTTCACATGAAGCCTTGGTATCAACGCCTCAATCTATTGGATGGTGTGTTATTTGCCATCATTTGTGCGTTTGCAGGTTGGCTTTATTATCGCTCTGCTGTCGGCATTAACTATCAGTGGCGATGGGAAGACGCGTTCACGCTGATCTTCATTCCACCTTCTCAAGGTAGCATCCCTTACTTCTTCCAAGGCCTAGTCGCAACACTACGTTTAAGTTTGTGGAGTATGGTGTTGGCCTTATCTTTCGGTACCCTGCTTGGGGTCGCAAGACACTCTAAGATCGCTCTATTTAAAACACCAGCTCTGCTTTTCATCCAATTGGTTCGAAATATTCCACCACTGGTTTTTGTGTTTATCTTTTACTTTTTTGTCTCTAACCAGCTGATTCCTTTGCTTGGTTTAGAAACCCTTCTACGTGAACACAATGGCGATATTAACCAGCTGCAAGCCTTTCTATTTGGCCCAGCCAACCTTTGGGAAAACTTAGCTTCTGGGGTTATCTGTATTGGTCTACTCTCTTCGGCGTATATCGCTGAAGTGATTCGCGCTGGCTTGGAAAGCATTCCTAAAGGCCAATGGGAAGCGGCGGACTCACTTGGTTTATCCGTCTTCTCAAAATATCGATATGTGATAGGCCCACAGGTATTAACCGCGATTACACCACCTTTGGCTGGCCAAGCAATTTCGTTGGTAAAAGACACCTCGATTGTGTCTCTGATTTCGATTCAAGAAATGACCTTCGTTGGCACCGAGATGGCCAACTCATCCGGTTTGATCTTTGAAATCTGGCTGATTGTTGGCGCGGTTTACTTCGCATTATGCTTTACTCTCTCGCGTATTTTCAGAAAGATAGAACAACGCTCAAGTGCTTATCTCAACCGCTAATTTGCACCTAGTCACCCTATTGTTTCTACAGCATTTCAGTGACCTTTTCTTACCCTAGCCTATAATATTCATCAGCTTATCCTGATTGGTTTAACTCATTGACCAATCAGGATTAATCATTTCAAAACTCTCGTCTAAAACACAGCAAACCCTTCATTTAATTACTATACTTTGAATACCAAATCCCATCGGACTCTCTCAAAGGTCAAACCAACATGGACAATCATAAAGAACGAGCGTTTTATGCCGTTGTCGGTGCATTAGTCGGGGACGCTGCCTCTATGGGGCTGCATTGGTTATATGATCAAGAGAGGATCTTGCAGGTAGCGGGTTTCGAGCCTGAGTTTCGTTCGCCAAACGAGTCCGATTATCAAGATAAAGGCTATTTTGCTCACCAAGGAAAATCCGCAGGCGACCAATCACAATACGGCGCTCAACTATTAGCGATGGTCGATAGCCTAGTCGACAATCAACAATACGATGAAGCATGCTACATCAAGCATTTCCGCTTCTGGTTTGATTTCGGCGGCAGTTGGCAAGGTTACATAGATAAAGCAACGCGCATGAGCTTGCTGAACATACACCAACTGGAACTGGCCAATGCCCCCATCACAGCCTGTGGCGCTGATGACACGCAATTACCAGCTATTTCAAAAATCATCCCATTAGTGGCTTGTACTTATACTTCTCACACCTTACCAGCGATGGTCGAAAGCGCGGTTCGAGTGACTAATAACAACGACAAAGCCGTCGAGTGGGCGCAGGCTATTACCCTGCTGATTCAAGCCTCGATACAAGGTAATTCGCCATCACAATCGGTAGAGATGGTAAGACAGACCTGCAGCAAGTTTATACATGATCAAATCGATGAAGCACTAGCCGAACCTGAACTTTCAATCACCGAGGCCGCAAAGAAATTTGGATTGCATTGTGAATTAAGCGCCGCGTTCCCGCTGATGATTCGCATCATTGCAGGCGCTCAAAGCTTTAAACAAGGTATTAGAGATAACATCTTATGTGGTGGTGATAGTTGTGGACGTGCGATTGTGATTGGCGCGGTATTAGCGGCTTGTTTCTACGAAGAAGACGGTGCGATTCCAAAAGAGTGGCTGAAGCAAGTCGAGCTCAATGGTGGTGTATTGTCTCTGCCCATTGAGTAATTTGTATTAAGCCCATGTAACCTTTCTAGCAATAAAAACTAAAGCGCCTGTCGATTCCTTGCTCGACAGGCGCTTTTCTTTCCACTATTCACTTCAACGAATGGCTTAAACGGATAGCTTCAGTTTCGGGCAATAAACTTCGCGGATCCCTACGACCGCTAGTTTATCACTCTAACTGAACCTATTTCGTTCCTCGTACCTAGAACTGATACGCGGCAGAAAGCTTGTAGTTACGGCCAGGTTCATAGTCATCTAGCGTAAAGCCTCTCGCCGTACCTGAACGAGATGCGTGTGAGGTGTATTGCTCATCAAACACGTTGTCGATACCAAAGGTAACAGACAGTCCATCGACTGTTGATGGTACCCATTGAGCGTAAAGGTTATGCACGTCGTAACCTTCTTTAATTGGCTGACCATCAAATACGTTATCTTCGTCTTTAACAAACATCGAGTTCCACCCAAAGATCGTTTCAAGCGCTTCAGACTGATAATCCAGAGTCAACGTGATGCTATCGCCCATATCAATACTGCGACCATTTCCACCCGCGACAGCGCCGCCTGTGTCTTTGTTTTTAGTATCTGAACGTGCATAAGAAAGTTTACTGTTAAACATCTCGTAGCCGTAAGACAAGCTTGCTTCAAAGCCTTTGATCTCCACGTCGCCTAAGTTGTAGATCAAGTAACTTTGGCTCGCACGCTGGTACTCTTCTGCAATGTAATCATCAATATTGGTTTGGAATACAGTTAGGTTCGCACCAACAAAGTGATCATCAATACGCTTGTCGAAACGCACGCCACCTTGTGTGTTCTGCCCTGTTTCAGCTTTGATATCATCCGCTAAGTATGCGGCATCTTGATACGCAATAAAGGTCTCCATCAACTCTGGGCCTTTAAATAGCGAACGTGTGCTCGCAAACAGCGTCCAATCTTGTGTCACGTCCCATTGCGTCGCTAAAGACCAAGTTACATCATCGAAATCGTCATTTCCTGTCTCTGCTTTACGCTGATAATCATCAAAGCGAATACCCGCTGTGATCGAGAAGGCTTGAGTAAAGTAGAACTGGTCTTCAACAAAAAGCGCGGTAGAAATGGCCGACTCATCCATAAACTTACTGCTGCCGTAATAACTGCTTGATGACTTGTCCATGTAATCAAAACCGTAAGTCGCAACATTATCAAACGACATCAAACGATAGTCCGACTGGAACTTAGCATTCACGCCAAAGTTCTGATTCTTTGCCGTGTTTTTAGACAAACGGTTCGAAGGCCAGCGTGGTGCCATAACAGTTTCATCACGCTTAATTTCAGTTTGAGTGTTGTAAAGCGTCACGTCACCTTGATGAGTATCGCCACGTAGCTCATAGCTTGCAGTGACGGTGTCACGGTCGTAATCGGTTGGGATCAGAATATCGTTAGACAGACCTTCATTAGCGCCACCCGACATATCCGGGCGCGGGCTGTAATCGCCGCTATCGCGGTAGAGATCATAAGCGAGTTCAAAACGGTGCAAGTCGCTCGGTTCAAAACCAATCTTACCAAGAATGTTGTATACGTCCCCTTCTGAACCAAAGGTCTCATTGCCGTCACCATCTTCAAAGTTATCACGGCTCATGTAGTGGCTATAGAGCATGGCATCAACGTTATCCGACAATAAGCCATACACAGTTAAAGAGCCTTGTTGACTGGCGTTAGTGGCATAACCGCCATAGACACGAGTTCCGAATCTTTCGTCATAACGAAGAAGGTCTTTTGCATCTTTAGTTTCAAACAACACAGAGCCACCGAGTCCATTTTGCGTGACTGAGTTGTTACCTACTTGGATATCGGCCGATTTCAAAATGTCTGGGTTAAGCGTGAGGTTGCCAATATGGTGGAACATGTTGGCGTGCTGAGAAGCGCCATCAAGTCGAATATCGAGGTCCGTTTCGCTCAAGCCACGAATCGTAATCCTTTGGTTCACCGAGTGCGTGCCGCCAACATCAACACCCGGAATCTCACGTAGTAGATCAGACATATGGTCAGCTTGCTTAAGTGACATATCGTCGGCAATGATCGATTCAGTATTGCTTGATACTTTCGTCCCCCACACCACCACTTCATCAAAGTGCGATGTGTTCTCTTCTGCTATCACAGGGCTACTAACCGCACTGGCTATAGCAATACAGAGGGCTGAAAGCTTGATTGTTGAGCTGACTGGGCTTTCCATAAATTCAATCCTAGATGTAAATGATAATAATTCGCAAATATGATAGAGTTGTAATTTATAAATGCACAGATGATTTGCTTATGCGAAAACGCATAGCTGTTATGAGGAAAAGTCAAATGGGTGAAGTAACGTCAGAGCAAACTAAACTTGCCGAAACGACTGTGGCGAAAGCGAATGTAACAGCCAAAAAGTCTACATTAACCAAGAAGGTCGCTCTCACCAAAAAGCTAGAACAGACTGAAAAGCAGATCATCGTGACACAAGGTCAAACTAAGCAGACTTCACTCGCTGAGGGGAAGTTTCTTTCTTACCAATACAACGACCAAATTTTTGTGCATGGTGGTCGCTGTATCGAACTGGTCGACAGTAATATCGTATCTACGGCTCACTCCGCTATTTTGATTACTATCCTTCTCGAAGGAAAACTCACCTTTGGCTACGACGATTTGGAGTTCGACCTCGATGCCAGCAATGGACCACAAGGCGTGGTCGTGAACTTAGCCAAACCAGCCAACTTTAGACGTTCGTTAATTCAAGATAACAAAATGAATAAGATCAATATCTTGGTTAAACCACAATGGATTAAAACACGTTTGAGTGATCACTGTTCAAGTAAGTCATTCTTAGATTCACATAAGGCTTGTTACGATATTCAGATCAACACTGACATCATTCAACTCGCTAGCACGCTTACAAGCCAAGCGACACCAACCAACTTTCAGGACAAGCTTATGGTCGAGACGCTGACTCAACAGTTACTTGCTCAAACTTTGTCTCAAATGCCGCTCCAATGTTGCCAAGAGTGCTCCACTGAAAATATAAACGTTAGCCAAAATAGCACGAATAAAAACAGTGGTTTTGCTGAAAACGATAGCCAAGTTAAGGCCGAAAAAGGGTTCGATGGAAAGATAGAAGACATCATCAGCTACATTGAAATCAACCTGGATCAGCCGCTCAGCCTTGAAAGTATCGCTCGTCGGTTCTCAATGAGTGTCTCCAATTTACAGCGCCGCTTTAAGCAATCTTACAACCTAACCATCAACGGCTATATTCGCCACCGACGCCTAGATATCGCACGTTTGCATTTAGAGCGAGGCTTAGTTTCAATCACCGAAGCGGCCTATGAAGCGGGCTATCAACATCCTTCAAACTTC
The window above is part of the Vibrio chagasii genome. Proteins encoded here:
- a CDS encoding transporter substrate-binding domain-containing protein, which produces MKLFKTAITALLALAVSLPALASETPNLDKINERGSLRVGMSTFVPWAMRNKQGDLVGFEIDVAKRLAEDSGWKVEFVPTAWDGIIPSLLSNKFDVIIGGMSITEARAKSVLFTEPYSHSGVQLAANKELAEGFNKISDFDSRRVKIAARRGAFTVQVARETFPKAKVLQFDDDAQAFQEVLNGNAHAVIASSPKPEHEAIKNADTLFIPFDERLSKGNEAFAVRLGETDKAEFFNEWIKARTEDGWLKERYEYWFSTLDWQDQIAQGQ
- a CDS encoding amino acid ABC transporter permease, with product MSSTSALSTPKPNLHMKPWYQRLNLLDGVLFAIICAFAGWLYYRSAVGINYQWRWEDAFTLIFIPPSQGSIPYFFQGLVATLRLSLWSMVLALSFGTLLGVARHSKIALFKTPALLFIQLVRNIPPLVFVFIFYFFVSNQLIPLLGLETLLREHNGDINQLQAFLFGPANLWENLASGVICIGLLSSAYIAEVIRAGLESIPKGQWEAADSLGLSVFSKYRYVIGPQVLTAITPPLAGQAISLVKDTSIVSLISIQEMTFVGTEMANSSGLIFEIWLIVGAVYFALCFTLSRIFRKIEQRSSAYLNR
- a CDS encoding ADP-ribosylglycohydrolase family protein → MDNHKERAFYAVVGALVGDAASMGLHWLYDQERILQVAGFEPEFRSPNESDYQDKGYFAHQGKSAGDQSQYGAQLLAMVDSLVDNQQYDEACYIKHFRFWFDFGGSWQGYIDKATRMSLLNIHQLELANAPITACGADDTQLPAISKIIPLVACTYTSHTLPAMVESAVRVTNNNDKAVEWAQAITLLIQASIQGNSPSQSVEMVRQTCSKFIHDQIDEALAEPELSITEAAKKFGLHCELSAAFPLMIRIIAGAQSFKQGIRDNILCGGDSCGRAIVIGAVLAACFYEEDGAIPKEWLKQVELNGGVLSLPIE
- a CDS encoding TonB-dependent siderophore receptor encodes the protein MESPVSSTIKLSALCIAIASAVSSPVIAEENTSHFDEVVVWGTKVSSNTESIIADDMSLKQADHMSDLLREIPGVDVGGTHSVNQRITIRGLSETDLDIRLDGASQHANMFHHIGNLTLNPDILKSADIQVGNNSVTQNGLGGSVLFETKDAKDLLRYDERFGTRVYGGYATNASQQGSLTVYGLLSDNVDAMLYSHYMSRDNFEDGDGNETFGSEGDVYNILGKIGFEPSDLHRFELAYDLYRDSGDYSPRPDMSGGANEGLSNDILIPTDYDRDTVTASYELRGDTHQGDVTLYNTQTEIKRDETVMAPRWPSNRLSKNTAKNQNFGVNAKFQSDYRLMSFDNVATYGFDYMDKSSSSYYGSSKFMDESAISTALFVEDQFYFTQAFSITAGIRFDDYQRKAETGNDDFDDVTWSLATQWDVTQDWTLFASTRSLFKGPELMETFIAYQDAAYLADDIKAETGQNTQGGVRFDKRIDDHFVGANLTVFQTNIDDYIAEEYQRASQSYLIYNLGDVEIKGFEASLSYGYEMFNSKLSYARSDTKNKDTGGAVAGGNGRSIDMGDSITLTLDYQSEALETIFGWNSMFVKDEDNVFDGQPIKEGYDVHNLYAQWVPSTVDGLSVTFGIDNVFDEQYTSHASRSGTARGFTLDDYEPGRNYKLSAAYQF
- a CDS encoding AraC family transcriptional regulator, coding for MIIIRKYDRVVIYKCTDDLLMRKRIAVMRKSQMGEVTSEQTKLAETTVAKANVTAKKSTLTKKVALTKKLEQTEKQIIVTQGQTKQTSLAEGKFLSYQYNDQIFVHGGRCIELVDSNIVSTAHSAILITILLEGKLTFGYDDLEFDLDASNGPQGVVVNLAKPANFRRSLIQDNKMNKINILVKPQWIKTRLSDHCSSKSFLDSHKACYDIQINTDIIQLASTLTSQATPTNFQDKLMVETLTQQLLAQTLSQMPLQCCQECSTENINVSQNSTNKNSGFAENDSQVKAEKGFDGKIEDIISYIEINLDQPLSLESIARRFSMSVSNLQRRFKQSYNLTINGYIRHRRLDIARLHLERGLVSITEAAYEAGYQHPSNFTNAFKKAFGVPPHELAKHSASRVN